From a region of the Aeoliella mucimassa genome:
- the ilvN gene encoding acetolactate synthase small subunit, translated as MRHVLSAVVQNVPGVLAHVAGMLASRGYNIDSLAVGETEDPLLSRMTFVVVGDDSVLEQVRKQLEKIVTVVKVTDVSAKDFVERDLMLIKVAATGDHRHEIRELTKIFRGRIVDIAPDEMIIEISGQERKVEAFIDLMRPFGISELVRTGRIAMVRSIDRPAKAGNIRPAVGTHKPAE; from the coding sequence ATGCGACACGTCCTATCTGCCGTTGTTCAAAACGTTCCTGGCGTACTGGCCCATGTGGCCGGCATGTTGGCTTCGCGTGGGTATAACATCGACAGTCTTGCCGTTGGCGAGACAGAAGATCCGTTACTCTCGCGGATGACCTTCGTGGTAGTCGGCGATGATAGCGTGCTAGAACAGGTACGGAAGCAGCTCGAGAAGATCGTGACGGTCGTCAAAGTGACCGACGTCAGCGCGAAGGACTTCGTGGAACGCGACCTGATGCTTATCAAGGTCGCCGCCACTGGCGACCATCGCCATGAAATCCGCGAGCTGACCAAGATCTTCCGCGGGCGGATTGTCGATATCGCGCCCGACGAAATGATCATCGAAATCTCGGGCCAGGAGCGCAAGGTCGAGGCCTTTATCGACCTGATGCGTCCCTTTGGCATCAGCGAACTCGTGCGGACGGGGCGTATTGCGATGGTTCGCTCGATCGACCGCCCGGCGAAAGCCGGCAATATCCGTCCTGCCGTTGGCACGCATAAGCCAGCCGAGTAA
- the ilvC gene encoding ketol-acid reductoisomerase, translating into MAAKVYYDADADLAHLKNKTVAIIGYGSQGHAHAQNLRDSGVKVVVGQRPGGENYDLAKSHGFEPVSAAEAAKQGDVVNILLPDEVQADVYKADIRDNLEPGNILMCSHGFNVHFGLIEPPKGVDLLLVAPKGPGHLVRSEFVTGGGVPSLIATRVAGSTASDDDMSDESSTVFKVGMAYAKGNGGTRGGVIRTTFAEETETDLFGEQAVLCGGLSELIKAGFETLVEAGYQPEMAYFECMHEVKLIVDLFYQGGLNYMRYSVSNTAEYGDYSTGPRIVTDETKKEMKKVLEEIQNGTFARNWILENKAGAPGFKATRRRERNHPVEQVGRELRRMMSWIDEKEV; encoded by the coding sequence ATGGCCGCCAAAGTTTACTACGACGCCGATGCCGATCTGGCCCACCTGAAGAATAAGACCGTCGCCATCATTGGTTACGGTTCGCAAGGTCACGCCCACGCCCAGAACCTGCGTGACAGCGGCGTAAAGGTAGTGGTTGGCCAGCGTCCTGGTGGCGAAAACTACGATCTGGCCAAGTCGCACGGTTTCGAGCCGGTCAGCGCCGCCGAAGCCGCCAAGCAGGGCGATGTGGTGAACATCCTGCTGCCGGACGAAGTGCAGGCCGACGTCTACAAGGCAGACATTCGCGACAACCTCGAGCCGGGCAACATCCTTATGTGCTCGCACGGCTTTAACGTCCACTTCGGCCTGATCGAACCCCCTAAGGGTGTCGATCTGTTGCTAGTCGCTCCCAAGGGGCCTGGCCATCTGGTGCGCAGCGAGTTCGTGACTGGCGGCGGTGTCCCTTCGCTTATCGCTACTCGCGTAGCCGGTAGCACTGCCAGCGACGACGACATGTCCGACGAGTCCTCTACCGTCTTCAAGGTGGGCATGGCCTACGCCAAGGGCAACGGCGGTACCCGTGGTGGGGTGATTCGCACCACGTTTGCCGAAGAGACCGAAACCGACCTGTTCGGCGAACAAGCCGTGCTGTGCGGCGGTTTGAGCGAACTGATCAAGGCGGGCTTCGAGACATTGGTGGAAGCCGGCTACCAGCCCGAGATGGCTTACTTTGAGTGCATGCACGAAGTGAAGCTGATTGTCGACCTGTTCTACCAGGGCGGCCTCAACTACATGCGTTACAGCGTGAGCAACACCGCCGAGTACGGCGACTACAGCACTGGTCCGCGGATCGTGACCGACGAGACCAAGAAGGAAATGAAGAAGGTCCTCGAAGAGATCCAAAACGGCACCTTCGCCCGCAACTGGATTCTGGAAAACAAAGCCGGCGCACCAGGCTTCAAAGCCACTCGCCGCCGCGAGCGTAATCACCCCGTTGAACAAGTCGGTCGTGAGCTTCGTCGCATGATGAGCTGGATCGACGAGAAAGAAGTTTAA
- a CDS encoding tetratricopeptide repeat protein — protein MRSGSPLTLLISLLLLAAQAGCVSWRSLQPVPPSVSHGRRLARQGVAAMEVGQWDEAEELLREAIEKTPDDPEARCKLAEVLQRRGANAEALEHMAVASHLDAADPWTAVRAGELLLEAEDADRAIQQANRAIRLDQSLAAAWTLRGQAYAAQGDTTRAMADMQRALLLAPNEAGLLLESAKIYHQRQQHHQCLATLHRLQDVVGPGGESSAMLELEGRTYLALGRPRMATERLALAAERGSTNPELQTLLAQAQQSTVELSQLPKTPGGGQRL, from the coding sequence ATGCGATCTGGTTCGCCACTGACACTCCTGATCTCGCTACTGCTGCTGGCCGCACAGGCTGGCTGCGTGAGCTGGCGATCGCTGCAGCCGGTGCCGCCGTCGGTGTCGCACGGGCGGCGATTGGCCCGTCAAGGCGTCGCGGCCATGGAAGTAGGGCAGTGGGACGAAGCCGAGGAGCTACTTCGCGAGGCGATTGAAAAAACCCCCGACGATCCCGAGGCTCGCTGCAAGCTGGCCGAAGTGCTGCAACGTCGCGGGGCCAATGCCGAGGCCCTGGAGCATATGGCCGTGGCATCGCACTTGGACGCGGCCGATCCCTGGACCGCGGTGCGAGCGGGCGAATTGCTGCTCGAAGCCGAGGATGCCGACCGGGCGATCCAGCAGGCCAATCGGGCGATCCGCCTCGACCAGTCGCTCGCGGCCGCCTGGACCCTGCGGGGGCAAGCCTACGCGGCGCAAGGCGACACCACCCGCGCAATGGCCGACATGCAGCGGGCGTTGCTGCTAGCTCCGAACGAAGCAGGGCTGCTGCTTGAATCGGCCAAAATCTACCACCAGCGCCAGCAGCACCATCAGTGCCTGGCCACACTGCATCGCCTGCAGGATGTCGTCGGCCCCGGCGGAGAATCGAGCGCGATGCTCGAACTCGAAGGGCGCACCTACCTGGCCTTGGGGCGACCAAGAATGGCCACCGAGCGACTCGCCCTGGCCGCCGAGCGGGGATCGACCAATCCCGAGCTGCAAACGCTGCTCGCCCAGGCCCAGCAATCGACCGTGGAGCTAAGCCAGTTGCCCAAGACTCCCGGCGGCGGACAGCGTCTGTAA
- a CDS encoding glycoside hydrolase family 43 protein: protein MSTSRFWILGLALFVLAAPAAQAEPMGYVFSYFQGGWPVGGHSGVFMQSSIDGLQFSDMNNGDAVYVPPSSWGDGSNTNTNDEDQARDPSVVYGPDGLFHMVWTSGITTRTIGYASSPDLVNWSNEQLIEIWDQSTVVNHTWAPEVFYDEANANYQIIFASDLDNGDHKLYSITTTDFANYSDPSLYYYNGATVIDAMIAHDAENGQYLMAIKDEQNGQKNIRLATSSTAQGPWTTDNPIIVGPGSAIEGNATEGPSLLRVDDRWLMYYDAYGAGYFGVAATTDADPTNASSWVNLTSEANLPSGHHGTVFAAPISAIFDSLAFSAADLIDDDQIDVQDWLAFQEYHLTDLSGLTAAEQAARGDLNGDGLNDQSDFRLFKSYYNDYYQAMDLATAGQDSFAAMLDSLAVPEPTSTLLALFGLAAAYVCGRRLL from the coding sequence GTGAGCACTTCTCGTTTCTGGATACTTGGCCTGGCACTGTTCGTGTTGGCCGCTCCCGCTGCGCAGGCGGAACCAATGGGATACGTGTTCTCCTACTTCCAAGGGGGCTGGCCGGTTGGTGGGCACTCGGGCGTGTTCATGCAGAGCAGCATCGACGGGCTGCAATTCTCCGACATGAACAACGGCGACGCAGTGTATGTTCCGCCGAGCAGTTGGGGCGATGGCTCTAATACCAACACCAACGACGAAGACCAGGCCCGCGACCCCTCGGTGGTGTACGGCCCCGATGGCCTGTTCCACATGGTCTGGACCTCCGGCATCACCACTCGCACGATCGGCTATGCGTCGTCGCCCGACTTGGTGAACTGGAGTAACGAGCAACTCATTGAGATCTGGGACCAGAGCACCGTGGTCAACCACACCTGGGCGCCGGAGGTGTTTTACGACGAGGCGAACGCCAACTACCAGATCATCTTTGCTTCGGATCTGGACAACGGCGACCATAAGCTCTACTCGATCACGACCACCGACTTCGCGAACTACAGCGACCCGAGTTTGTATTACTACAACGGGGCAACAGTGATCGACGCCATGATCGCCCACGATGCCGAGAACGGTCAGTACCTGATGGCAATCAAGGACGAACAGAACGGGCAAAAGAACATCCGTCTGGCGACTTCGTCCACCGCCCAGGGACCTTGGACCACCGACAACCCGATTATTGTCGGCCCTGGTTCGGCGATCGAAGGCAACGCGACCGAAGGCCCATCGCTGCTGAGAGTCGACGACCGCTGGCTGATGTATTACGACGCATACGGTGCTGGCTACTTTGGCGTCGCCGCGACGACCGATGCCGATCCCACCAACGCATCGTCGTGGGTGAACCTGACGAGCGAAGCGAACCTGCCGAGCGGGCATCATGGCACCGTGTTCGCCGCGCCGATCTCGGCGATCTTCGACTCGCTGGCGTTTTCCGCGGCCGACCTGATCGACGACGATCAGATCGATGTGCAGGACTGGCTCGCCTTTCAGGAGTACCACCTGACCGACCTAAGTGGTTTGACCGCCGCCGAACAAGCCGCACGCGGCGACCTGAACGGCGACGGCCTGAACGATCAGAGTGACTTCCGCTTGTTCAAGTCGTACTACAACGACTACTACCAGGCGATGGACCTGGCCACCGCGGGGCAAGACTCGTTCGCCGCGATGCTCGACTCGCTCGCCGTGCCTGAACCAACCAGCACCCTGCTCGCGCTCTTCGGCCTGGCGGCGGCTTACGTCTGCGGACGCAGGCTACTCTAG
- a CDS encoding LamG domain-containing protein, giving the protein MNLSTRSTFARPACLVLCTWIALTCGAPRLAATTLAWWDFESDLATGSVVDGQYITHTTADGVHQDAVPDLSGNSNHLSAFGDGWGTGIYRQVVPAGSLTGSQFSVQNGGSYPSLSTAGDLDRSGIAVGELAEWTIEASVRFTSLGGYQTMVGKDGVGQAFASGDSAAAPLYFQKTSGNVFSIRYIDAAGYQHLLDGSTTVEADTWYNVAATSDGDSLRIYVDGNLDAAYDLTASGSSNRAMAALDESGQEGNSGPAYSWSLLRGMYDDEHRDRVQGYLDDVRISDVALAVDDLLNPYASALSLVVNTETGEVRIRNNGSTAISLDYYRIDSPTDSALLVDDYDGTSGWYSLSDQQVDASGDGSGIGETWDEAQASVLSSQLLVENFLLGNTTLAAGESRWLGVPVDVERLAGDLVFQYAEPGGSLKRARIEYTSEVASLPGDFNDDGTVNLADYVVWRDNLGVADEHAIAGNGDGAAGVDFGDYRLWRLQFGNTLDAASGLTASQVPEPTGGLLAVIGLTLLTQAVRKRVCRYFE; this is encoded by the coding sequence ATGAACCTCTCGACTCGTAGTACGTTCGCGCGTCCCGCTTGTCTGGTGCTATGCACTTGGATCGCGCTGACTTGTGGTGCTCCGCGGCTCGCGGCTACCACCCTCGCGTGGTGGGACTTCGAGTCAGATCTCGCAACTGGCTCGGTTGTCGATGGGCAGTACATCACGCATACCACTGCCGACGGGGTGCATCAGGACGCGGTGCCCGACCTCTCGGGCAACAGCAATCACTTGTCGGCTTTCGGCGACGGGTGGGGCACTGGCATTTATCGCCAGGTGGTTCCGGCCGGCAGTCTCACCGGCAGCCAGTTCAGCGTGCAGAACGGGGGATCGTATCCCTCTCTTTCCACCGCTGGCGATCTCGACCGCTCCGGTATTGCAGTCGGTGAGCTTGCCGAGTGGACCATCGAAGCGTCGGTGCGATTCACGAGCCTGGGTGGCTATCAAACCATGGTCGGCAAAGATGGCGTCGGGCAGGCATTCGCGTCGGGTGATAGCGCGGCCGCGCCGTTGTACTTCCAGAAGACCTCGGGCAACGTGTTCAGCATTCGTTACATCGACGCGGCCGGCTACCAGCATCTGCTCGATGGCAGCACCACGGTCGAAGCCGATACTTGGTACAACGTGGCCGCGACCAGCGATGGCGACTCGCTGCGTATCTACGTCGATGGCAACCTCGACGCGGCTTATGATCTCACGGCGAGCGGATCAAGCAACCGGGCGATGGCCGCACTCGACGAGTCGGGCCAGGAAGGCAACTCGGGGCCGGCATACAGTTGGTCGCTACTCCGCGGGATGTACGACGATGAACATCGTGACCGCGTGCAAGGTTATCTCGACGACGTTCGCATCAGCGACGTTGCCCTTGCGGTCGACGACCTGCTCAACCCCTACGCGTCGGCATTGTCGCTAGTCGTGAACACCGAAACCGGCGAAGTGCGGATTCGTAACAACGGAAGCACCGCGATCTCGCTCGACTACTATCGCATCGATAGCCCAACTGACAGTGCATTGCTCGTAGACGACTACGACGGAACCAGCGGATGGTACTCGCTGAGCGATCAGCAGGTCGACGCTTCCGGCGATGGCTCCGGCATCGGCGAAACCTGGGACGAAGCCCAGGCCAGTGTGCTGTCGAGCCAATTGTTGGTAGAGAACTTCCTGCTCGGCAACACCACCTTGGCTGCAGGCGAGTCGCGGTGGTTGGGCGTGCCGGTGGATGTGGAGCGGCTCGCGGGCGATCTGGTGTTTCAGTACGCCGAGCCAGGGGGCTCGCTCAAACGCGCCCGCATCGAATACACAAGCGAAGTCGCGTCGCTACCTGGCGACTTCAACGACGATGGTACCGTGAACCTGGCCGACTACGTTGTCTGGCGCGACAATCTGGGGGTCGCCGACGAACACGCGATTGCCGGCAATGGAGACGGCGCTGCTGGAGTCGACTTTGGCGACTATCGTTTATGGCGTCTGCAGTTTGGCAACACCTTGGATGCCGCCAGCGGACTGACGGCCTCTCAAGTGCCAGAGCCCACCGGGGGGCTGTTGGCTGTAATAGGGCTCACCCTTCTCACACAAGCAGTGCGTAAGCGAGTTTGCCGCTACTTCGAGTAA
- the argB gene encoding acetylglutamate kinase, with the protein MKVREAIEKADTLIEAMGWIRRFRDSITVIKLGGSVMEDADALRHLLVDIVFMETVGMRPIVVHGGGAAISRAMSEAKLEPRFIQGRRYTDQDTLDIVQRVLAGEVNEMIAERIEDFGGRAMPLNPNGETDNNVLFGEPLKLAGENGEEIDLGFVGQVTSVDRDALDNLCYAGQVPIIPSVCKTADGQLLNVNADTAAMAVAQAMGAEKLIFLSDVNGVRLNKDDPESLIHTLTAEAASELIKKGVIESGMIPKVQACLETLEKGVKKIHIIDGRLRHSLLLEIYTNRGIGTEIVTAI; encoded by the coding sequence ATGAAAGTGCGAGAAGCGATCGAAAAGGCCGATACCCTCATCGAGGCGATGGGCTGGATCCGTCGCTTCCGCGATAGCATCACGGTCATCAAGCTCGGCGGCAGTGTGATGGAAGACGCCGATGCCCTCCGGCATTTGCTGGTCGACATCGTGTTCATGGAAACCGTCGGCATGCGGCCCATCGTCGTCCACGGCGGCGGAGCCGCCATCTCGCGGGCGATGTCCGAAGCCAAGCTCGAGCCCCGGTTCATTCAAGGTCGTCGCTACACCGATCAGGACACGCTCGACATTGTTCAGCGAGTGCTCGCTGGCGAGGTCAACGAGATGATCGCCGAGCGGATCGAAGATTTCGGCGGTCGGGCGATGCCGCTCAACCCCAACGGCGAGACCGACAATAACGTGCTGTTCGGCGAGCCGCTCAAGCTGGCTGGCGAAAACGGCGAAGAAATCGACCTCGGCTTCGTCGGTCAGGTGACCAGCGTCGACCGCGACGCGCTCGACAACCTTTGCTATGCCGGGCAGGTGCCGATCATTCCCTCGGTTTGCAAAACCGCGGATGGCCAACTGCTGAACGTCAACGCCGATACCGCAGCGATGGCCGTCGCCCAGGCGATGGGCGCCGAGAAGCTGATCTTCCTCAGCGACGTCAACGGCGTGCGACTCAACAAAGACGATCCCGAATCGCTCATCCACACGCTCACGGCCGAAGCGGCCAGCGAGCTGATTAAGAAGGGGGTGATCGAGTCGGGCATGATTCCCAAAGTGCAGGCCTGCCTCGAAACACTGGAAAAAGGCGTCAAGAAAATCCACATCATCGACGGCCGACTCCGCCATTCGCTGCTGCTCGAAATCTACACCAACCGCGGCATCGGTACCGAAATCGTCACCGCGATCTGA